Genomic DNA from uncultured Acetobacterium sp.:
AACCACAACCCCACCATGATAATCACCACATAAAATAAATGGGTATAAACCACGTCAATCCGTCTAAAATAGTTGAGATAGACTGCCAGGAAAATAATGGTCAGCAAACTTAGTCCGACCAAGGTTAATCGCATTTGATTGTTTCTGAATATCTGTGATCTTTCCAATAAATAAGCCCTCACTTTAATTCATTTGCGCAATTATAACATTAATGGTAAAAATAGCAACTAATTTCGATAATATCCTTTTCATTTTTTAATTACGAGTATAAATGCCGTTTAGTTCATTTTGTTTTCATTGATTTTCTATGTTTTCCTTTACATTAAATTCTTCGCTGTCCGACCAAGGTTAATCGCAATTGATTGTTTCTGAATATCTGTGATCTTTCCAATAAATAAGCCCTCACTTTAATTCATTTGAAAAGCGATAAAAAAACAAAGAAAAAAAGCCTTTGATTGGGCTTTTTTCTTTGTCCCTAAACATTTAATCATTACGACGATTTTAATCTAAAATACGGTTGACCTCTTTGAGATAATCATTAAGGGTACTTAATGCTTCTATTTCCAGACCCTGCATGCCGATAAATTTTGCCGCCGAAAAACCTTTCAGGGTCTCAAGATCCAGCTTATCCATCTGACTCGCCTTATTCGCCTCTGCTTCTAGTAGCAACTCTTCGATATCTTTGGCATATTCTTCCAACAACCGGTCAAGCAGAATGATTTGCTCCCCTGACAAAGTATTCTGATTCTGATTTTGTTTATTTAACAGCGTCGTCAGTTCCGCCGCCCTGGATGTGACGGATTCGGACAAAATTTTTATCTGCTGCTGATTATACTGAATGGCCACCAGTTCCCCCGTGGTCAGATTGATTGTGGTCGTTTCCGCCAGACGCCGAGTCAGTTGCTGCATTTTCTCATCCTCGGCAACGCCATCCAAATTTTCCAACAGGCTGTCAAACCGGGTGGACAGGTTTGAAAATAATCCCAGCACTTCCGCACTGGTTCGCGGTCTTTCTTCATTATCCTTAGATAAGAGACCAGCATCCCAGGCTTCACCAGATCCGTTGCAGCCGGCGGTCAGCAATAAAATACAGACAACTAACAGAATCCATTGGCTGCATCGAACAAATTGATTTTTCTTCATACTGCGTCTCCTCTCGGTTATAATCAGTTCAGTTTGCTTTTATTATTTGATTATACCGCATTGCAAAGGTAATTCAATCTGATTTTTATTTTTTTCATTATCAGATAAAAAATAAAATTTCGGAAATAGCAACCTCGATTAAAGGGCTTTTTCGAGGGCCGAATCCCGACTTAATTCATTCCACCGGTCCCTGATAGCGGGGCACCTCAAGAGGATCAGCGTAGCTGCCATTCATGGTGATGGAGCCGGTTGGGCAGAAATTGTAACAACGCATGCAGGCCGTACACCCTGGCAGAAAAGTAAACCCCTGCCCTTCTTCAAAGCGGATGCTCTGGGTCGGGCAATGATTGACACAGTCCATACACTGGGTACAGGTTTCCGCATTCACACCCAGGGTCTGATAATGTCGGCCAATCGCGTCGGGTACTTTTTTTCGGATCATGGCACCAATCATCAGCTGAGGTCCATGCCCTTTGATCATCTTGCGGTTAGACAGCAGGCGGTCCGCCAGCCGGGTCAGCTCCATTTGCCCCTTGGTCATCCGTTTGTTTAACATCTCCCGGTCAACCGCATTGGTCGTATTCACATTGTTGCATAGCTGAATGTTGACGTAGGCCGTCATCACCAGGCCGGAACCGGCCAGCAGTTTTCCCATCTCTTTGGGGCCAAAGGCGTTGACATAACCAAAGGTATTGATTACAAAGGCTTTCTTTTGGGTCTGGAGCGGTCCAAGAATCGTGACTAGCCGGTTGAGGAAATCACTCATAATGGGTGGTATGCCCCCGCCGTAAATGGGATTGGCCAGGCCGATGCCGTCGGAATCCCGGACCATTGCAATGATCCGATCATCGGTGAGATTTTCACCCAGATCAATCGAAAACAGCTCTGCCTGGTGACCTTTTTCACGGATGATGGCATTAAAAGCTTCCACCGCCCATTTGGTGTTACCGGTGCCGCTAAAATAAAAGGTTGAAAATTTCATATTAGCTCCTTATTTTAAATTTTATAGACATTTACGAAATTAAAAAACATCGAACAATCGTTGCTTTGGGTGCAGTTTCCCTCCGCTTGCCGGCTGTTTAAAAATGCCGGTTCCGCTCACTTGATCATCACCAGCAGGGGCTTAATCTCGATCTAAAGCAATCGCTTCACACTTTGCTCAAGCCGTTGCAGGGAGATCGGTTTTTTGATATAGTCATCATAGCCTAATTCGCTGAGCACCTGCTCCTTTGCCCCTAAACTTTTAACGCTGATCAGGATCACCTTGACCTGTTTTTCCTTCGCGATGCGGCGGATTTCTTTTAGCACCTCGACACCATTTAAATCCGGTAGAATAATATCCAATATTAATAAGTGCGGTTTAAAATCAGGAAAAAGGGTCAGGGCCTCTTTCCCGGTCGCAACAGCTTGAGTCTCCAGACCTAAACGGCAGAGTCGGGCTTTAATGAGCTTGCTGACGGTTGACGAGTCATCGCAAAT
This window encodes:
- a CDS encoding EFR1 family ferrodoxin (N-terminal region resembles flavodoxins. C-terminal ferrodoxin region binds two 4Fe-4S clusters.), whose translation is MKFSTFYFSGTGNTKWAVEAFNAIIREKGHQAELFSIDLGENLTDDRIIAMVRDSDGIGLANPIYGGGIPPIMSDFLNRLVTILGPLQTQKKAFVINTFGYVNAFGPKEMGKLLAGSGLVMTAYVNIQLCNNVNTTNAVDREMLNKRMTKGQMELTRLADRLLSNRKMIKGHGPQLMIGAMIRKKVPDAIGRHYQTLGVNAETCTQCMDCVNHCPTQSIRFEEGQGFTFLPGCTACMRCYNFCPTGSITMNGSYADPLEVPRYQGPVE